The proteins below are encoded in one region of Candidatus Saccharimonadales bacterium:
- a CDS encoding pitrilysin family protein, whose protein sequence is MKTEITTLPNKLKIVTCEMPGARSVSVSILVAAGGRTEDFDTQGGASHFLEHILFKGTKNWPTAQQISGDIDAVGGLNNAYTSNDMTSFYIKLPKAHLGLALDILADMIMNPLFDAEEIDRERGVIIEEINWRRHDDPMQFVEVLLPPLLWPDDPLKQDVGGKDEVIRSIERQTIIDYKETFYQPGNMVVSVAGGAKHEEVVAQVKGLMGGLKAKAVPKIVPVRDRLSKDRTAIYTKPTAQAHFLIGSRAYPYLHKDDPACGVLTTILGQGMSSRLFLNVRERKGLAYSVNASRHNYVDTGIFEVYAGANIEKTDEAIMAVLEELERIRLEPVPADELQKAKNKIRGGLQMSLESNGNVADRFGTQLLLLGKIRDVDETIELVDAVTADDVQRVAADILAPKKLRMAIIASDGSSAKLKFEELIG, encoded by the coding sequence ATGAAGACCGAAATTACGACTCTACCAAATAAGCTAAAAATTGTGACCTGCGAGATGCCGGGGGCCCGGAGCGTCTCAGTTTCGATTTTGGTGGCGGCTGGCGGTCGCACAGAAGATTTCGATACTCAGGGCGGTGCCTCCCATTTCTTGGAGCACATCCTCTTCAAAGGCACCAAGAACTGGCCAACAGCCCAGCAAATTTCGGGCGATATCGATGCCGTCGGCGGACTCAACAACGCCTACACGTCCAACGATATGACTAGTTTTTACATTAAGCTGCCCAAAGCCCATCTGGGCCTGGCCCTAGATATATTGGCCGATATGATTATGAACCCACTCTTTGACGCCGAGGAAATTGATCGAGAACGGGGCGTTATAATTGAGGAAATCAACTGGCGCCGCCACGATGACCCCATGCAATTCGTCGAAGTTCTACTGCCGCCGTTGTTGTGGCCCGACGATCCGCTCAAGCAAGACGTGGGCGGCAAAGACGAGGTCATTCGCAGCATTGAGCGCCAAACCATTATCGATTATAAAGAAACCTTCTATCAGCCGGGGAATATGGTTGTGAGTGTGGCTGGCGGCGCCAAACACGAGGAGGTCGTGGCCCAAGTCAAAGGCCTCATGGGTGGCTTAAAAGCAAAGGCGGTTCCCAAAATTGTGCCGGTACGAGATCGCTTGTCCAAGGACCGAACGGCCATTTATACTAAACCGACCGCCCAAGCCCACTTCCTGATTGGCTCTCGCGCCTACCCGTACTTACACAAAGATGATCCAGCTTGTGGGGTGCTGACAACTATTTTGGGTCAGGGTATGAGCTCACGGTTATTTTTGAATGTGCGAGAACGCAAGGGGCTGGCCTACTCGGTTAATGCCAGCCGCCATAATTATGTCGACACGGGTATTTTCGAAGTTTACGCCGGTGCCAATATCGAAAAAACTGACGAAGCCATTATGGCCGTTCTGGAAGAACTCGAGCGCATTCGTCTGGAACCAGTACCGGCCGATGAATTACAAAAGGCTAAGAACAAAATCCGTGGTGGTTTGCAAATGAGCCTTGAGAGTAACGGTAATGTGGCCGACCGCTTTGGCACCCAACTATTATTACTTGGTAAAATTCGCGATGTTGATGAAACCATCGAGTTAGTCGATGCCGTTACGGCCGATGATGTTCAGCGAGTGGCGGCTGACATACTGGCGCCGAAAAAGCTCAGAATGGCCATTATCGCCTCCGATGGCTCCAGCGCCAAACTTAAATTTGAGGAGTTAATCGGCTAA
- a CDS encoding nucleoside-diphosphate kinase: MERTLVVVKPDGVQRGLTGEVIRRLEQTGLKVVGLKLTQVSQDMAEQHYPADREEMITGIGQKSLDDYKKLNLDAKAELGTDDPKKIGELIRSWLADYLTSGPVVALVVEGPHAIELVRKLVGNTLPLSAAPGTIRGDFSYDSAYLGNTRKRPIKNLVHASGNAAEAEFEVPLWFKTSELVSYRRSDEAPME; the protein is encoded by the coding sequence ATGGAAAGAACCTTAGTTGTAGTCAAACCCGATGGTGTCCAGCGGGGGTTAACTGGTGAAGTCATCCGCCGCTTGGAGCAAACAGGGTTGAAAGTCGTCGGGCTCAAACTAACCCAAGTTAGCCAAGACATGGCTGAGCAACATTATCCAGCTGATCGCGAGGAGATGATAACTGGGATCGGCCAAAAAAGCCTAGATGATTATAAGAAGCTAAATCTCGATGCTAAAGCCGAATTAGGCACTGATGATCCTAAAAAAATCGGCGAATTGATTCGATCCTGGCTGGCCGATTATCTGACTTCTGGGCCGGTAGTAGCCTTGGTGGTCGAGGGCCCGCATGCAATTGAGTTAGTGCGTAAGTTGGTTGGCAACACTCTGCCCCTATCAGCCGCACCGGGCACCATTCGAGGCGATTTTTCTTATGACTCAGCCTATTTAGGGAACACCCGCAAGCGTCCAATCAAAAACCTTGTCCATGCCTCTGGAAATGCCGCTGAAGCTGAGTTCGAAGTCCCGCTGTGGTTTAAGACCAGCGAATTAGTTAGCTACCGTCGCAGCGACGAAGCACCGATGGAATAA
- a CDS encoding PH domain-containing protein produces the protein MAKESKPKRGFPGQHEGEKVELVFHQHPLVMRKALIIGMLLVLLGVMIPYTQVVMLNHTTGNWKPLWFLLIIVVVIWFYAWVGWYYTVYIMTDERLIEIKQRGFFNRKVSEYGLDKIQNINYHIRGFQAVIFQFGDIVAQTFVGDVIMKMIHRPVQIHSRMIEIVRRVDSSTPFKN, from the coding sequence ATGGCTAAGGAGAGCAAACCTAAAAGAGGGTTCCCGGGGCAGCACGAAGGCGAGAAAGTGGAGTTAGTCTTCCACCAGCATCCGCTGGTCATGCGCAAAGCCTTAATTATTGGCATGCTGCTGGTATTACTTGGCGTCATGATCCCATACACCCAAGTTGTCATGCTTAACCACACTACTGGCAACTGGAAACCACTCTGGTTTCTGCTAATAATCGTCGTAGTCATCTGGTTCTATGCTTGGGTCGGCTGGTATTACACGGTTTACATCATGACCGACGAGAGGCTGATCGAAATTAAGCAGCGCGGGTTCTTTAACCGCAAAGTCAGTGAATATGGGCTGGATAAAATCCAGAACATTAATTACCACATCCGTGGCTTCCAAGCTGTTATTTTCCAATTTGGCGATATCGTGGCTCAAACTTTCGTAGGTGATGTCATCATGAAGATGATCCACCGGCCCGTCCAAATTCATAGCCGCATGATCGAGATCGTTCGGCGAGTGGATAGCTCGACACCCTTTAAAAACTAA
- a CDS encoding peptidylprolyl isomerase, whose protein sequence is MAKEPDATESDKSTKSNSSKAKKSRFAAVTTKVKAATQKLPVIGRNKSEGESKPKDPKARRRTYIMTAAGVLAGVIVLLLVFGLLIYKYKSDSRLTYAVAKVVPYPAIRVGSGFVSYGEYLFEVKSIKQYYQNQPGTDTKIDFNSADGKAKLKDLKSQVIDQLKADEVTRQLIAKNKIKVTDKEVNDQLAQITQSAGGDQKVREVLTKYYGWTYNDLKRKVKFQLEKQKLQDKITSDASADAQAKAKAQDVLNQINAGGDFAELAKKYSQDSTAANGGDLGFFGRGQMVKEFEDAAFALQPGQVSGLVKTQYGYHIIKVTDKKDDQIRASHILIKTIDFDQYMQDQISKAKVSIYVKP, encoded by the coding sequence GTGGCCAAAGAACCTGATGCGACTGAATCTGATAAATCAACCAAATCGAACTCAAGCAAAGCCAAAAAATCTAGATTTGCGGCTGTCACTACCAAGGTCAAAGCGGCCACTCAGAAGCTGCCGGTAATTGGCCGTAATAAGTCCGAGGGGGAATCTAAGCCCAAAGATCCCAAGGCACGCCGACGGACCTATATCATGACCGCCGCTGGCGTTTTAGCCGGGGTAATCGTCCTGCTGTTGGTCTTTGGGCTACTGATTTATAAGTATAAAAGCGATAGTCGCTTAACCTACGCTGTGGCCAAGGTGGTACCATACCCGGCCATTCGGGTTGGAAGTGGTTTTGTTAGTTACGGCGAGTATCTCTTTGAGGTGAAATCCATCAAGCAGTATTACCAGAACCAGCCGGGGACCGACACCAAAATTGATTTCAACTCGGCCGACGGCAAAGCTAAGCTGAAAGACCTGAAAAGCCAGGTTATTGATCAGCTCAAAGCCGATGAGGTAACTAGGCAGCTCATCGCCAAGAATAAGATTAAGGTGACCGACAAGGAAGTTAACGACCAGTTGGCCCAAATTACCCAATCGGCCGGTGGTGATCAAAAAGTCCGCGAGGTCCTAACTAAGTACTACGGCTGGACCTATAACGACCTCAAACGAAAAGTTAAATTCCAGCTGGAGAAGCAAAAGCTTCAAGATAAAATCACCAGTGATGCTAGTGCTGACGCTCAAGCCAAGGCCAAGGCCCAAGACGTTTTAAATCAGATTAACGCGGGCGGTGACTTCGCTGAGCTAGCCAAAAAGTACTCCCAAGATTCGACCGCTGCCAATGGTGGGGATCTGGGTTTCTTTGGCCGGGGTCAGATGGTCAAGGAATTTGAGGATGCCGCTTTTGCCCTCCAGCCTGGCCAGGTTTCGGGGTTAGTTAAGACCCAGTACGGCTACCACATCATCAAAGTGACCGACAAAAAGGACGATCAGATCCGGGCGTCCCACATCCTAATCAAGACCATCGACTTCGATCAATACATGCAAGATCAAATCTCAAAAGCCAAAGTTAGTATTTACGTAAAACCCTAA
- a CDS encoding WhiB family transcriptional regulator: MRQLIAEINTETAHTLGEESEDRRWQERSRCLGVDPDLFFPERGASEREAKGVCAGCEVRVDCLEYALRNGEKFGVWGGASERERRRMRRQRALARRRLSLV, encoded by the coding sequence ATGAGGCAGCTGATTGCTGAAATCAACACCGAGACTGCCCACACGCTGGGCGAAGAAAGTGAGGACCGGCGTTGGCAAGAACGGAGTCGTTGTTTGGGGGTTGACCCCGATTTGTTCTTCCCCGAGCGAGGTGCCTCCGAGCGCGAAGCCAAGGGCGTTTGCGCCGGCTGTGAGGTGCGGGTGGACTGCCTGGAGTACGCCTTGCGCAACGGCGAGAAGTTTGGCGTCTGGGGTGGCGCGAGCGAGCGTGAGCGCCGTCGGATGCGCCGGCAGCGGGCGTTGGCTCGCCGGCGGCTCAGCTTGGTCTGA
- a CDS encoding DUF308 domain-containing protein: MATSVSANNLWWMITLEGVAALLFGIAAIFWPGLTLVALVYIFSAYVLISGIVNMVMGIVTMGSSSWFFRLIVGLVELGVGVYLVRHPGVTAATLILLIGFMLIFRGVFGAVASFSDDEGNKTLGVVGGVLAVLAGIIVLMNPAAGGVAFVWVLGLYGLITGPLLIVVGMETKHLMEA; this comes from the coding sequence ATGGCAACATCCGTATCCGCCAATAATTTATGGTGGATGATAACTCTAGAGGGCGTAGCCGCCCTGCTGTTTGGTATAGCCGCCATTTTTTGGCCAGGCCTGACGCTAGTCGCCCTGGTTTATATTTTTAGCGCCTATGTCTTAATCAGCGGTATCGTAAATATGGTCATGGGGATCGTTACAATGGGATCCTCAAGCTGGTTCTTCCGCCTGATCGTCGGGCTGGTTGAACTTGGAGTTGGCGTTTATTTGGTGCGCCACCCCGGAGTCACAGCTGCTACCTTGATCCTACTGATCGGGTTCATGCTGATCTTCCGCGGTGTCTTTGGCGCCGTCGCCAGTTTCAGTGACGATGAGGGCAACAAAACCCTTGGCGTCGTTGGGGGCGTGCTAGCTGTTCTAGCTGGCATCATCGTTTTGATGAACCCCGCCGCCGGTGGCGTAGCATTCGTTTGGGTCTTGGGTCTCTACGGACTCATCACCGGTCCACTACTGATCGTCGTGGGCATGGAAACCAAACACCTGATGGAAGCCTAA
- a CDS encoding DUF2127 domain-containing protein — translation METPTLVDRFFNISMLLKGLDGVLEVVGGILLLLVPINTINQVTVILTQHELSQDPHDFFANHLLNAAHHLSHSTILFSFIYLVSHGLIKIILVAAVLKQKLWAYPWMMSFLVIFIGYQIYRLSYHPTLGLALLTIFDIFVLALTWLEFKKHLRDRLDNQTTLP, via the coding sequence ATGGAAACTCCGACATTAGTAGATAGGTTCTTTAATATCAGTATGCTCCTAAAGGGTCTAGATGGTGTGCTGGAAGTTGTTGGAGGAATCCTGCTGCTGCTCGTTCCAATCAATACCATCAATCAGGTTACGGTGATTCTAACTCAACACGAACTCTCACAAGATCCGCACGATTTCTTTGCCAATCATTTGCTAAATGCAGCTCACCATTTGTCTCACTCCACGATCCTGTTTAGTTTTATCTATTTAGTTTCGCACGGCCTGATCAAAATTATTTTGGTAGCGGCGGTTTTGAAGCAAAAACTCTGGGCCTATCCTTGGATGATGTCCTTCCTGGTGATTTTTATTGGTTATCAAATCTATCGATTGAGTTATCACCCCACCCTGGGATTGGCCCTGCTAACCATATTCGATATCTTCGTCCTGGCATTGACCTGGCTGGAATTCAAGAAACATTTACGGGACCGCCTCGATAACCAAACTACCCTACCCTAA